A segment of the Candidatus Methanosuratincola sp. genome:
AGGTTGTCGCGCTGGTAAGGCGAAGCAGCGACCTCTCCGTACTCTCCCCTTTGGGCGTTGAGCTCCGCTACATTGACTTGGCTACAGGCGAGGGCCTATCAGAGTCCTTGAGGGGTGCGGACGTGGTCGTGCACCTCGCGGCCTACTACACTTTTCACGGCAAGTGGCCCCTCTACAAGAAGATCAACGTCGACGGAACAAAGGCAATGGTGGAGGCCGCCGTTCGCAACAAGATCCGGCATTTCTTGTACTGCAGCACTACTGAAGTAATCGGGCCAGTCCGCAACCCTCCTGCAGACGAGCTTTCGCCCCCAAACCCCCAGTACGAGTACGGGAAATCCAAGCTTATGGCAGAGGGGATCGTGCGGGATTACTGCGGGGGTAGGGACGGGGTTGACTTTACGATCCTGCGGCCGTCCGGGATCTACGGACCGAGAAACTTGGACGACGTTTCATACTGGACAATAACCTCATTCGCAAAGAAATCGCTTCCCACCCGATTCATCGTCGGGAGCGGGAAGAACCTCATCCAGTTCGTCCATGTGAAAGATGTCGTCCAGGGTTTCCTTCTGGCCATCGCGAAACCGGACGTCTCATCGGGCGAGACTTACATAATTAGCGACGAGCGCGCCTACACCTATGAAGAGGTCTACTCGATCCTCTCCGAGCTGTGCAACCGGGAGCCGCCTAAACTCCACCTGCCAAAGTCGATCTCCGCAGCATTGGTACTTCCCGTAGAGGCATTTAATAGGATCACTGGGAGGGAGAGCTTCCTCTACCATTTATCCACGATCCAGTCGGTGACCCAGGACAGATCCTACAGCATAGAAAAGGCGAAGTCAGAGCTCGGCTACCGACCAAAACACGATTTAAGGTCGGGCTTGCGGGAAACAGTCGACTGGTATGCAAAAAACGGATACATCTAGGCGCAAGGTCTAAAAAATCCGTTAGAAAACTGTTATATCCTCTCTCAGGCATTGTTTCTACGAGTGATCTTAATGAAAATAGTGAAGGTCTCTGGCAAGGATAAGCGGCACAAGGTCTTTGTCTATGCGTTGAGCACTTGTGCCTGGTGCAAGAAGACGAAAAAGTTCTTGGAAGACCATGGGATCGAGTTTGAATACGTGGATGTTGACTTGTGTTCGAAAGAGGACATAGCGGCAATCAGATCGGAGCTTGAGAAGCGGGGTGCGCCAATGAGCTTCCCGCTCATAATAATCGATGACAATATACAGATACTCGGGTTCAAGGAGGACGAACTGAAGGGGGCCCTCGGGGTTTGACGACCATAGATGAAGCTAGGAGAAGGGCTGAAAGCGATGCCAAGTCCAGGGGGTACTTTCTAAACCCTGACGATTCTTTCCTCGGCGACCTTCTCGCGGGTCTAGTCGAAAACGAACGCAGGTACGGATACCCTTCCTGCCCGTGCAGGATCGCCACAGGGAAGTTCGAGCTCGATCGAGACATAATTTGCCCCTGCGACTACAGGGATCCCGACGTTGAGGAGTACGGGGCCTGCTACTGTGCGCTATACGTGAGGAGAGATGTTTTTGAGGGGAAAACCCCATTGAACCCAGTCCCGGAGCGCCGACCAGAAAAAAAACAGGCTGCCGCAGTCTCCTATGCCGCTGGCGTTCAAACAGAGGTTACCGGAAAACCTGAAAAGGATACTGATCTTAAGAAAGAGGAGCCCGAAGAGGGATCTGGGAACGAAAATGAAATGGGAGGTATTGCGCCGAAAATGAAGCTCTGGTACTGCAAGCAGTGCGGATATGTCGCCTTCAGGGATGAGCCGCCGTACGTTTGCCCGATCTGCAAGGCAAAGAAAGAGATGTTTGCTGAAGTAAGGCTCGGACTGGTCGGATGAGCGATCAGCTCCGCCTCACTTCGATCTCTATTTTCTTCCAACCCTCGTCGATCCCCCTGAGTGACATGACCGCACCAGAGACCGTTCCTGCAAGGATCTTAGATACGAACTCATTAAGGGGTATCTCCACGCCGTCCACGCGCACGGTAGTTTCCATCAGTCTCCCTTCCTCCCTCCCTCCCTCATTCTATTATCTATTTGCTGCGAATAAAAAGATGTTAGTCTTTGGGCGCAAGCCGCATCCGTACCTTGCTATGGCATTTGGTTCTCCATCTGTGGGATTCGCACGATCATTTCGTCTCTGGTGCTGGGCACAGTGGCCTTTTTTCTGGATAAGCCTCCATGAAGATCCTCTTGCTCCTCGAATCTGAGATGGGCTTGCTCATCTTAGTGAGTACCTCAACAGTCCTCTCCAGCAGGCTCCCTGGAATCCCGACGAGTATCTCACCCGGATCCATATCCGTGGCAGAGCGCGAACCGTAACAGCCCAAGCCAATCTGGATCTCGTTCTTCAGGTAAGTCGAAACCGCGATCCCTGAACAGACGCAAGCCTCTGTCTGAAGATCTATCTTCAGGTGATGCCCCTCGGGGTATGTCCAAGTCTGGCAAAGCCACATCGCCTGCTCCGGGCTGACCCGCAGTATTACGACGTCTGGATCCATGAGCCCGAGTTCCAATGGGGCCACGAGGACATGGGCAATCGAGCCGGGCATCATCTTGGTGTTGGCACTGAGGCACCTGACTGCCGCCTCGGGCTTCTCAAATAGTCCGAGAGCATGGTGTACATTCCCCTTGAATACGTTCTCCTTGACAGGTGCCCCAAAAGATCCCGGCCCCGGTCCGCAAGCCATCTCAGTAGGCTGGATTGCGAGCGCCTTGCCCCACGTCGCCTCCATTACTGCCTGGCAGAACCTCATCCTCCTCTGCGGCACCTTAAAATTCTGGGGTACGCTCTCGCCAGGTCTCAGGAATTTTACCGCAATAGGCTTTTTCTGAATTCCAAGTGTCTCCATTAGTTTCCTTGAGATCTCATTCTCATCCAAAAAGCTCACCGACACACTTCCATGTTTTTAAAAAATAAGCCTTTTCAGTCTGCTGTTGAGTGCGTTAGCTGCAACCTGCGTTTTTTTGCGTCGAAGCTGAACTTTGGAAGGGAAGCATCGGCTGGAGACAAGACAACTAAAGGTAGCCTGAAAGCGTTTTCTGCCCCTTCCCCCTCCGCGTGAAATCAGATATGTGGATCCCTATCCTCCTGAGCCTCTTGTCGGTGCTCTGGATGAACTTTTTGAAAAGCTCGGAGCCCTCCCTCTTGAGGATGCCCAAGTCATCCGTTGGCGCTGGCAGACTCTTCGCCCTGGTCTTGATGCCTAGTTCATCGGTGATTGCAATTATCCCTATAGTCCTGAAGAGAACGCCTTCTCCAACCGCCCTTTTATGGATCTCTTCGCAGATCTCCTCAACCTTGGACAATATCGTAGCCAGATCCCTTGTGTCTTCCTTCAGGGTGATTATCCTGCTCATGGACCCTGCATCTGCCCTGCCTTGGACGGGATCTTCGTCCTTCCCCATTGCGGCTACGATGAGGCGTGACCCTAGGCTCTCCCCAAACTCGTCGACAAGCCTTACCGGGTCGAAGCGAGCGAGGTCTCCAATGGTCTTGATTCCCATTGCTTCGAGGCGTTCAGCGGTCTTTTTTCCGACCCCGGGGATCTTATCGACAGGCAGGGGCGAGATAAACGATTCCACGCCTTCCGGTCTGACCACCAGCAGGCCGTCTGGCTTTGCGGCATCAGAAGCCATCTTTGCCACGATCTTGTTCGGTCCCACCCCCACTGTAAGTTTGAGCCCTTCCTCCTGCATCACCCTCTTCTTCAGTTCCTTCGCTAGCTCCTCGGCTTCGTCAAAGTCCTCCACCCTGTTGCTGATGTCGAGGTATGCCTCATCCAAACCGACCTGCTCAAGCTGGTCTGAATACTGCTTCAGGATCCTCATGACCCGTCCAGAGACTTCCTTGTAGTAGGCAAAGTCCACCGGCAGGAAGACTGCATCAGCCCCGGAAAGCCTCCTTTTTGCCAATGCGATCGGCATGCCTGATCGTACGCCATATCTCCTGGCCTCGTAGTTTGCAGTCGCTACCACACCGCTCTCCTCGGTCCTCCCTGAGTATACGCATACGACAACAGGCTTTCCCCTCAGCGAGGGCTTCCTGAGCTCTTCCGCCTGGCTATAGAAGTAATCCAGGTCCGCCAGAAGTATCACTCGCCCGTCGCTCAAGTTCCCTCCTCCGGAATTCAGTCGGGACTTAAACGCGCCCGAAAAGCCTCCTTGCAGTTCGGACGCTCCAGCGCAATCATTTTAGGCTATGTAGCTAGGGCTCTTCCCTTTGGTCGCTTCCTGTTGCTGTATAGTCGGGAGTGGTATGGGGGGCGGTATGTTGAGGGATCGGGCAAGGAATATCCCTTCGATAAAGGATATGTTCGAGATGGACTGGAGCACGATAGGCGGCAGTAGCTTCCTCTCCTCAAAGTTCTTCTTTATCTCTTCGAGCTCTTTCTCATTCCCGGAAACCCTGGCCACGCCCTTAAGGATGAGGTTAGCCACCGCTGGGTTGTAATTCACTGCAAATACGAAACTAACCTCGAGCAAACCCCGTGATTGCGTCATCTTTGTAATGCTAATGTTCGTCGTGACCTGCAAATTGGATATTCCCCCTTCTAGATCCATCAGCCTCTCACCGGAGATTTGGCTGAGGCTCACATTTACGATGTTGACCATGCTGGATGAACACCAACTATACCGTAAGGACAGTTGCTATTTAACTCTTGTATGTAGGCGCCCCGTTCATTTTTCCTCTTGAGTGGGTCGTCTTGAAGCGTGGGCTTTAGATTCATAAAACGGGATTTTTGAGACCCTGCACATTTTAAATTCTCCCTTCACACTTATGGAGATCGGAGATCCTGGGTCAAGCCTCCTTGAGGAGTAGCCGAGCCCGATCCCTGCGCGTAGAACAGGGGAAAAGGTCCCGCTCGTTATCTCCCCTACCATTTCGCCGTCTACGAACAAAGGGTAGCCCTCCCTTGGGACGCACCTTTCTTCCATCCGGATCCCTACGAGGAATTTCCTTCTTCCTCTCCGGAGGATCTCTCCAATCGCCTCTTTTCCTATGAAGTCGTCCTTCTCCATCGATACCGCGAAGCTCAGCCCCGCATCGATTGGTGTCACAGACTCGTTGAGCTCCTTGCCGTAAAGCGGCAGCCCTGCCTCGATCCTAAGGACGTCCCTGGCTCCCAGGCCGGCTGGCTTGAAGCCTGCACTTAGGAGCCCGTCCCAGACCCTCTCTGCTCCTTCCAGCCTGAAAAATGTGGCCTCAAACCCGTCCTCGCCCGTGTATCCAGTCCTGGTCAAAAAGGCCTCCTCGCCGAATATTTCCACCCATTCCCCCCTGAACCTCCTTATTCCGGAGAGGTCCCCGCTGCAGAGTGCCTGTAGCCTTTCTTGGGACTCGGGTCCCTGGATTGCGAACATAATGGATGATTCTGACAGATCCTTCAGAGAGGCATCAAAACCGCCCATGTGAGAACTCAGCCACAGGAGATCGAATTCCCTCCTGGCGGCGTTGCCCACCAAAAGGAACCCCTTGTCGTAAACCCTGAAGACTATCGCGTCCTCGAGAACCCCGCCCCCATCATTGCACAGCAGGCAGTACCTCCCCTGTTTCAAATCGAGCGCCGAAATCTTGGCCGTCGTCACGAAGTCCAGAAGGGCGGCGGCATCCGGACCTGTGACAAGAAATCTTCCCATATGCGACACGTCAAAAATCGATGCCGCCCTCCTGGTATTCAGAACCTCTTGGAGTATGCCCTCATATGCTATGGGCAAATCAAAGCCTGCGAATTCACCCATCTGGGCTGACTTTGCATGAACGTGGTGAAGGGGCGTCCTCTTTCCCATTATTTGAGCCGCCTTTTACATTCTGTCCTTCAGTTTGCCCTCAAAGAGAACTCTCTTCTTGGAAGATAAAAAGAGATCGTATTCACTGCCATAGGGTGATCCCGTCCAACCTCTTTACCCTCTCCCTGAATGATTCGGACCTCAGGCAGTTGAGGAACTCCTTCACCGAGTCCTTGTCCTTGCCCTCCGGGTTTAACACGAAATCATACTCTTCGTCGGCGAGTGGTATGAACTCGAGGCCATAAGCCGCCGCTGCGCTCTTAACGCATACTCCGACGTCTGCCCGCCCTTGGCTCACTGCCGCGGCTACTGAAGAGTGCGTCTTGAACTCAGACCTGTAACCCCTTATCCTGCCGACCAGATCTTTGAATTCGAGACCAAGCTCATCCGAAATGTCCTTGAGCATCCGGTCCGTGAGGATCCTAGTCCCGGACCCCCTGTTCCTATTAGCGAAGATCAGGTCCCCTCCGATCAGATCTCGGAGCCCCCTGATGCCCTTCGGGTTTCCCCTCTGAACCGCGATCCCCTGGGCTCTCCTGTAGCCCTTCACAAGGCAGGAATCGGGGAGCCCCGCCCTCCTGACGAACTCCGTATTGTAGGTCATAGTCCCCTCGTCCAGCAGGTGTATTCCGGCTAGGTCGCATTCCCCCTTAGCCACTGCTTCGAGCCCGCCCATTGATCCCACATTCAGCGCCCTGGCGCTCACGCCTCTTTCCTCGAACAGCGTCTCCAAAAGCAGGTCGAGTGCGGGGCAGTGGCTGCCCATCACCACCAGGTCCTGCTCCATTTCCCGCTCCGCCAGGAGTCTTACCTGGACCGCCTCCCCGCGTTCCAAATACTCGACGTCCTCGGGTATCACGATGTAGCCGTCCGCCCTTGCAAGGGTCCCTACAGCCCCTGAGCTGGCTAATACGGGGTAAGCCCTCTCTCCATTTCCACTCAGCACATGCACGGGGAGGAACCACCTCCTTCCCTTCGCCCCGTTGACCCTCTGAGCAATCATGGCATCGACGACGCCCTCCTTCCTGCCCTTCACCATTGACATCCTCTGTATCAAGGGCTTGACTATTTGGCTGAAAACCATCAGCGCCGAGACCGGGTAGCCCGGAAGGCCTATCACGGCTTTGCCCTTGTGTGCGGCTATTACAGTGGGCTTGCCTGGCTTAACCTTGAGTCCGTGAGCGAGGATCCCTGGATCGCAGATGTCCCCGATTGCCCTGTAGACCGCATCCCCGAGGCCTGCCGAGGTTCCGCCCGATATGAGCACCAGGTCTGTTGTGTCTATCGCTGGTCTGAGGATCCTCTTTATCTCTTCAAGGTCGTCTCCAACCCTCCCTGCAAAAGACGGTATGCCGCCTGCCTCAACCACCGCTGCCCGAAGCATCTGTGAGTTCACATCATATATTTTCCCAGGAGAGAGCTCAAGTCCTGGCTCGACCAGCTCGTTGCCAGTGGATATTATGCCCACCTTCGGCTTGCCATACACCTCGACCTCACCCAAGCCAGCAGCCGAGAGCAGTGCCACCTCCCTGGTCCCGATGAATGAACCATTCCTTAGGACCACCTCTCCGATCTCCAAGTCCGATCCCGCATGTGCAACGTTCTCTCCAGGGGTCACCGCCCTGTAGACTTCGACAAAGTCGTCAGATCGTGACGTGTACTCGACCATCAAAACCGCGTCCGCCCCCCTTGGCAGCGGCGCGCCGGTCGCTATCTCCACGCAGGAGCCATGGGCAACCTCCCCTCTGAAGGTCGATCCTGCGTCAACCCTTCCGACCACTTTGATCCTGAGAGGGGCGGTCTCGCTCGCACCCTCAGTGTCAGAAGAGACTACCGCATAGCCGTCCATCTCAGCCCTGTCGAAGGGAGGCAGGTCGATCCTTGAGTATACGGTCCTGTAGAGGACCCTGCCAAAAGCCTGGATGATCCCGACCCTCTCCGGATCCGGTACATGGGTCGCACTCTGCGACAGCATTCTAGACGCCTCCTCAACGGTCGCGAGTCTGTGGAAGATCCTCCTTTCGTCCGCCTTCAACTCAACCACCCAAAAGTTCGACCTCTACCACTTCGCCTTCTTCCAGGCCTTCCCTGTCCTCGCCTATTATCACGATCCCGTCTGCCTTTGCTATGGACGAGAGGAGCCCGGATCCAGTCAGTGCTATAGGCTTGGCTATGCGATCCCCTCCCTCTCCCTCTAGCACAACCCTGAGGAAGTGCCGCATCCCCGGAGTCGTTGGGACTCTCCTCGAAAGACGAGCTTTCACCTTCTCCCTCTCCCTCAGCGGAAAGCCCGTGATGCGCGCGATTGCTGGCTTCACTACGCTCTCGTAGCCGACGAGCGCTGATACGGGGTATCCGGGGAGCAGGAATATCGGCCTCCCCATAAAAACACCGAACCCCAGCGGCTTCCCCGGCTTTGCCGCTATCCCGTGAAATATCAGTCTCGAGTCCTTCAACCCGTCAAGCGCTTCCGGGACGAGATCTTTACCTCCGACCGAGGTCCCGCCGACGGTGATTATTATATCCGCCTGCCCGGCAAGCTTCGAGAGCCGCTCCCTTATCGCCTCAAGGTCATCATGGACTATTCCTCCATCGACGACCTCACAGCCGACCTGATTCAGCAGTGCCTTGATCATTGGCCTCGTCGAGTCGACCAGGCTCCCCTCGTCTAAAGCCCTCGGGTCAGAGATCTCTACCAGTTCCGACCCTGTAGATAGCACTGCAACCTTGAGCTTGGATCTCACAGCGACTTCACGCATCCTTATAGAGAGGAGGACCCCGATGTCCCATGCCTCGAGCACGTGCCCTTTTCTGAACACGATCTCGCCCTTCTTGATGTCCTCGCCGGCCATGGAGACGTTGGCGTACTTTGGGACTGCCCGAAGCACCCGTACCTCATCACCTTCGCTTGTGCAATCCTCTGCCATCACGACTGCGTCAGCCCCTTCTGGCATAGCTGCGCCAGTGTATATCTCGACCGCCTCCCCGTGCCCGACCCTCTTCCGCCCCCCTCCTGCCTCTGCTACTCCTACAATCCTGAAGATGGCTGGGTTCGACTGGGATGCGCTGAAAGCCTCCTCGCTATTGATCGCATACCCGTCGACTGCTGCCCTGTCATATGGGGGGACGTTGTGCTGAGAGATCACGTCCTCCGCGAGTATCCTTCCAAGCACATCCTCCGTTCCTACGATCTCCCCAACTGCCTTTACCTTAGAGCATTCCTTCAGGGCGACCTCGAGCGCCTCAGCGACTTTGAGGAGCTTCCTGAAGCCTTTCATCTTTACCAAAGTCATCCCTGTGCAGCAATTTCATTGGGAATCTCTTAACCCTGTCGGCAGCTAAAACAGACCGATCGGCTTCCTTTTCCTATCGTGGCAGATCTATCTCCAAAGTCCCGGCTATGGAATGCCCGTAGAGTGAGAGGAACACGACTTTAGCGGTACCCCTCACCTCCCCGTTGCTGGCGCTAAGGTTTGCCACTGGGACGCTCCAGCTGAACCCGATCAGCCCGGCCCCCACGCCAGACCTTATCTCCCGAAACTCCTCTGACTTTACCCTGAAATTGGTGCTGTAGATCTCCTCGCCTCCATGGCTAATTATCTTGAGCGAGATGTAGCCGTCTGCTGGCCCATTCGTGCCGTTCTGGTTCAAAAGCGCTATTGTAAACCTGTATTCGCCACTGTCAGGCCCTCCTTCTACACCCAGCGCGGCAAATGCGGTCGGCTCTATCTCTACACTCAAATAGAGGTTGAGCCAAATTATTAAGAGCAGAGTTAGGGATATCGCTACTGGCGGAAAAATGAAATATTTCTTCGGACCTAGGCTGAAGCCACGCCTGACTGCCATTCCCATTCCTGCCCGAGGATAGGATGCGTCACTGTCTCTTAAAATATATGCTATCGTTTAAAACGGGTTCTATAAAACAGCAGATCCAGTCGGGAAAGCTTATTATCGCACCGAGGACAGTAAACCAAACGTTTGGTGTCTTCCTTGAGGGAAGAGAAAAGCATTAC
Coding sequences within it:
- the gcvT gene encoding glycine cleavage system aminomethyltransferase GcvT, whose product is MGKRTPLHHVHAKSAQMGEFAGFDLPIAYEGILQEVLNTRRAASIFDVSHMGRFLVTGPDAAALLDFVTTAKISALDLKQGRYCLLCNDGGGVLEDAIVFRVYDKGFLLVGNAARREFDLLWLSSHMGGFDASLKDLSESSIMFAIQGPESQERLQALCSGDLSGIRRFRGEWVEIFGEEAFLTRTGYTGEDGFEATFFRLEGAERVWDGLLSAGFKPAGLGARDVLRIEAGLPLYGKELNESVTPIDAGLSFAVSMEKDDFIGKEAIGEILRRGRRKFLVGIRMEERCVPREGYPLFVDGEMVGEITSGTFSPVLRAGIGLGYSSRRLDPGSPISISVKGEFKMCRVSKIPFYESKAHASRRPTQEEK
- the glp gene encoding gephyrin-like molybdotransferase Glp, with product MKGFRKLLKVAEALEVALKECSKVKAVGEIVGTEDVLGRILAEDVISQHNVPPYDRAAVDGYAINSEEAFSASQSNPAIFRIVGVAEAGGGRKRVGHGEAVEIYTGAAMPEGADAVVMAEDCTSEGDEVRVLRAVPKYANVSMAGEDIKKGEIVFRKGHVLEAWDIGVLLSIRMREVAVRSKLKVAVLSTGSELVEISDPRALDEGSLVDSTRPMIKALLNQVGCEVVDGGIVHDDLEAIRERLSKLAGQADIIITVGGTSVGGKDLVPEALDGLKDSRLIFHGIAAKPGKPLGFGVFMGRPIFLLPGYPVSALVGYESVVKPAIARITGFPLREREKVKARLSRRVPTTPGMRHFLRVVLEGEGGDRIAKPIALTGSGLLSSIAKADGIVIIGEDREGLEEGEVVEVELLGG
- a CDS encoding glutaredoxin family protein, whose product is MKIVKVSGKDKRHKVFVYALSTCAWCKKTKKFLEDHGIEFEYVDVDLCSKEDIAAIRSELEKRGAPMSFPLIIIDDNIQILGFKEDELKGALGV
- the dinB gene encoding DNA polymerase IV; translated protein: MSDGRVILLADLDYFYSQAEELRKPSLRGKPVVVCVYSGRTEESGVVATANYEARRYGVRSGMPIALAKRRLSGADAVFLPVDFAYYKEVSGRVMRILKQYSDQLEQVGLDEAYLDISNRVEDFDEAEELAKELKKRVMQEEGLKLTVGVGPNKIVAKMASDAAKPDGLLVVRPEGVESFISPLPVDKIPGVGKKTAERLEAMGIKTIGDLARFDPVRLVDEFGESLGSRLIVAAMGKDEDPVQGRADAGSMSRIITLKEDTRDLATILSKVEEICEEIHKRAVGEGVLFRTIGIIAITDELGIKTRAKSLPAPTDDLGILKREGSELFKKFIQSTDKRLRRIGIHISDFTRRGKGQKTLSGYL
- a CDS encoding ferredoxin-thioredoxin reductase catalytic domain-containing protein, which encodes MTTIDEARRRAESDAKSRGYFLNPDDSFLGDLLAGLVENERRYGYPSCPCRIATGKFELDRDIICPCDYRDPDVEEYGACYCALYVRRDVFEGKTPLNPVPERRPEKKQAAAVSYAAGVQTEVTGKPEKDTDLKKEEPEEGSGNENEMGGIAPKMKLWYCKQCGYVAFRDEPPYVCPICKAKKEMFAEVRLGLVG
- a CDS encoding DUF169 domain-containing protein: MSFLDENEISRKLMETLGIQKKPIAVKFLRPGESVPQNFKVPQRRMRFCQAVMEATWGKALAIQPTEMACGPGPGSFGAPVKENVFKGNVHHALGLFEKPEAAVRCLSANTKMMPGSIAHVLVAPLELGLMDPDVVILRVSPEQAMWLCQTWTYPEGHHLKIDLQTEACVCSGIAVSTYLKNEIQIGLGCYGSRSATDMDPGEILVGIPGSLLERTVEVLTKMSKPISDSRSKRIFMEAYPEKRPLCPAPETK
- a CDS encoding molybdopterin biosynthesis protein: MKADERRIFHRLATVEEASRMLSQSATHVPDPERVGIIQAFGRVLYRTVYSRIDLPPFDRAEMDGYAVVSSDTEGASETAPLRIKVVGRVDAGSTFRGEVAHGSCVEIATGAPLPRGADAVLMVEYTSRSDDFVEVYRAVTPGENVAHAGSDLEIGEVVLRNGSFIGTREVALLSAAGLGEVEVYGKPKVGIISTGNELVEPGLELSPGKIYDVNSQMLRAAVVEAGGIPSFAGRVGDDLEEIKRILRPAIDTTDLVLISGGTSAGLGDAVYRAIGDICDPGILAHGLKVKPGKPTVIAAHKGKAVIGLPGYPVSALMVFSQIVKPLIQRMSMVKGRKEGVVDAMIAQRVNGAKGRRWFLPVHVLSGNGERAYPVLASSGAVGTLARADGYIVIPEDVEYLERGEAVQVRLLAEREMEQDLVVMGSHCPALDLLLETLFEERGVSARALNVGSMGGLEAVAKGECDLAGIHLLDEGTMTYNTEFVRRAGLPDSCLVKGYRRAQGIAVQRGNPKGIRGLRDLIGGDLIFANRNRGSGTRILTDRMLKDISDELGLEFKDLVGRIRGYRSEFKTHSSVAAAVSQGRADVGVCVKSAAAAYGLEFIPLADEEYDFVLNPEGKDKDSVKEFLNCLRSESFRERVKRLDGITLWQ
- a CDS encoding NAD-dependent epimerase/dehydratase family protein — encoded protein: MKVAVTGASGFLGGHLSEALAESGYEVVALVRRSSDLSVLSPLGVELRYIDLATGEGLSESLRGADVVVHLAAYYTFHGKWPLYKKINVDGTKAMVEAAVRNKIRHFLYCSTTEVIGPVRNPPADELSPPNPQYEYGKSKLMAEGIVRDYCGGRDGVDFTILRPSGIYGPRNLDDVSYWTITSFAKKSLPTRFIVGSGKNLIQFVHVKDVVQGFLLAIAKPDVSSGETYIISDERAYTYEEVYSILSELCNREPPKLHLPKSISAALVLPVEAFNRITGRESFLYHLSTIQSVTQDRSYSIEKAKSELGYRPKHDLRSGLRETVDWYAKNGYI